Proteins from a genomic interval of Haemorhous mexicanus isolate bHaeMex1 chromosome Z, bHaeMex1.pri, whole genome shotgun sequence:
- the ARK2C gene encoding E3 ubiquitin-protein ligase ARK2C: protein MVLVHVGYLVLPVFGSVRNRGAPFQRSQHPHATSCRHFHLGPQPQLSADFALPHAVQPQPGLAPHMAPAHQHSGALHQPLPPVPALPFQDVAGPSFLPQALHQQYLLQQQLLEAQHRRLMPHPRRAQERMSVQPHRLHPSFDFSHQLQTPQPMGPQPRYLAEGTDWDLSVDAGLTHAQFQVRPVPQPYQHYLATPRMHHFPRSTSSTQVVVHEIRNYPYPQLQLLALQGLNPSRHTSAVRESYEELLQLEDRLGSVSRGAVQNTIERFTFPHKYKKRRPQEGKAEQDDGEESDTDEKCTICLSMLEDGEDVRRLPCMHLFHQVCVDQWLATSKKCPICRVDIETQLGSDS from the exons GTGCTCCCTTTCAAAGGTCTCAGCATCCCCATGCTACCTCCTGCCGGCACTTCCACCTGGGTCCCCAGCCTCAGCTCTCGGCCGACTTCGCCCTGCCTCACGCGGTGCAGCCGCAGCCGGGGCTGGCTCCCCACATGGCCCCCGCGCACCAGCACAGCGGCGCCCTGCACCAGCCCCTGCCGCCCGTGCCCGCCCTGCCCTTCCAGGACGTCGCCGGGCCCTCCTTCCTACCTCAGGCGCTACACCAGCAAtacctcctccagcagcagctcctcgaggCACAGCACCGCCGGCTCATGCCCCATCCCAG GCGGGCCCAAGAGCGCATGTCTGTCCAGCCTCACCGCCTACACCCCAGCTTCGACTTCAGCCACCAACTGCAGACTCCACAACCCATGGGCCCCCAGCCCAGGTATTTGGCAGAGGGCACAGACTG GGACCTCAGCGTGGACGCGGGGCTGACCCACGCCCAGTTCCAGGTCCGGCCGGTGCCCCAGCCCTATCAGCATTACCTGGCCACACCTCGGATGCACCACTTCCCCAGAAGCACATCCTCAACCCAGGTG GTTGTTCATGAAATCAGAAATTACCCCTACCCTCAGCTTCAGCTGCTTGCTCTTCAGGGACTGAACCCAAGCAGGCACACATCTGCTGTGCGGGAGAGCTATGAA gagctgctgcagttggAGGACAGGCTGGGCAGCGTGAGCCGGGGCGCCGTCCAGAACACCATTGAGCGATTCACCTTCCCCCACAAGTACAAGAAG AGAAGACCACAGGAAGGCAAAGCTGAACAAGACGATGGCGAGGAGTCAGATACCGACGAGAAATGCACAATCTGTCTGTCCATGCTTGAAGATGGAGAGGACGTCAG GCGGTTGCCCTGTATGCATCTCTTTCACCAAGTGTGCGTGGACCAGTGGCTGGCCACCAGCAAGAAGTGCCCGATCTGCAGGGTGGACATTGAAACACAGCTCGGCTCGGACAGCTGA